In the Streptobacillus moniliformis DSM 12112 genome, one interval contains:
- the ribF gene encoding riboflavin biosynthesis protein RibF, whose protein sequence is MEVILKNINYADEFAKFSKSKILSDMVFKEKNIVVLGNFDGVHLGHHKIINEALELGKKLNQKVLIYTFREYPKKKDTLITTLSEKLYIFEKMNLDYIYLEEFFDVNELSPEDFVNNILIDKLNASEIFCGFNYSFGNRKKGDVIKLNELLKGKIKVNVINPVLFNLKTDELKIVDIKELKDYLDKDYCLISSTFIKTLIENGKMSYVKKLLGHEYIIMGKVVHGKKLARTLGFPTANLLSRNKIYPLFAVYGVRTHIEGYDRAYYGIMNIGKNPTIDNEGLHIETHIFDFDEDIYDKVIVVDLLENIRLERKMCSLEELKKQILMDKKIWKEKIYDKY, encoded by the coding sequence ATGGAAGTAATCTTAAAAAATATAAATTATGCAGATGAATTTGCAAAATTTAGTAAGAGTAAGATTCTTAGTGATATGGTTTTTAAAGAAAAAAATATAGTAGTTTTAGGTAATTTTGATGGTGTCCATTTAGGACACCATAAAATTATCAATGAAGCACTAGAATTAGGGAAAAAATTAAATCAAAAAGTATTGATATATACTTTTAGAGAATATCCTAAAAAAAAGGATACTTTAATTACGACATTATCTGAGAAATTATATATTTTTGAAAAAATGAATTTAGATTATATATATTTAGAAGAATTTTTTGATGTTAATGAATTATCACCAGAAGATTTTGTAAATAATATATTAATTGATAAATTAAATGCCTCAGAAATTTTTTGTGGATTTAATTATAGTTTTGGAAATAGAAAAAAAGGTGATGTTATTAAATTAAATGAATTATTAAAAGGTAAAATTAAAGTTAATGTTATCAATCCTGTTTTATTTAATTTGAAAACTGATGAATTAAAAATAGTAGATATAAAAGAATTAAAAGATTATTTAGATAAAGATTATTGTTTAATTTCAAGTACATTTATTAAAACATTAATTGAAAATGGTAAAATGTCATATGTGAAAAAATTATTAGGTCATGAATATATTATTATGGGGAAAGTAGTTCATGGCAAAAAACTTGCTAGGACTTTAGGGTTTCCAACAGCTAATCTTTTGTCAAGAAATAAGATTTATCCTTTGTTTGCGGTTTATGGAGTTAGGACACATATAGAAGGCTATGATAGGGCGTATTATGGCATTATGAATATAGGCAAAAATCCTACAATAGATAATGAAGGATTACATATAGAAACGCATATTTTTGATTTTGATGAAGATATTTATGATAAAGTAATAGTTGTAGATTTACTTGAAAATATTAGATTAGAGAGAAAAATGTGTTCATTAGAAGAGTTGAAAAAACAAATTTTAATGGACAAGAAAATATGGAAAGAGAAAATATATGATA